The DNA segment TCTGTCTCCAAAGAAGAGTCATAAGTTGTAATCAAACCACATTTGACAGGAAAAACTCACCAAGCAGGGATCTTGCCTCTCTATTTGTAAGAGTACTGTGCAGCCCTGTGGCATGATATAAATGAGACTGTGACTCATTCTGGACAAACAAGTCAATAAGGGGATAAGTTGCACTTCTGGGAGGcatcttttaaaagctttcctgtGTTAAAAGATTCCTCGGAgtttttccatggaaatgaaGGGCCATGATTCAactgcaggctcttctggcaaTCCTACAAACAGAAGCACTGGTTACTCCAGACAGCCACAAGCAGATGGCCAAAGTAGATggttgttttcttgcttttaagtaGCTTGTATGGTAGAAAACTGGGGTTAAAAAAGAAGTTAGGAAGATCTCCTTCAAAGAACAATGATTTgttagaaggtttttttcctgtgggtcCTTCTCAGGCTGGCTTCTGGTGGAGGGCTGCTGAGgatgtctttgttttctgtgggtcTGTACCTGTCTTGTGCTCAGCAAGTGAAACGTGTGTGCATACGAAATTCCTTTGCTAAGCCTGTGTTGGTTGCTTACTGTTTTTCAGGGGACAACCGAAAACTAAATATGAAACTGAATCCCCCCCAGCCTGGTGTATTCCTGAGCATTATTgataaataattacaataatggAGAGGGTGGGAGGGCTGGTTCCAGTTGGAGCAGTCAAAGATCTGAGCCCTGCAACCTGAGAAAATTTTAGATACAGGTACAGAGTCTGCACCTGGAATTGCGTCTGAGACACTGTGGTAGGAGAAGAGCTGGTGCCTTATTGTCAGATGCAAGGATGCACGTGGGTCCTGCTGCTTGAGTTCATTCCCTGGAGACTTTGGATGGAGACTGGGGACAAGTCAGACTGACACTGCTCAGCAGAGCCAGAAATTGCACATAGCAAACCCAAGCTTGCTCTGTAGAGGTGCTCTGCAGTCTGCACTTACTCGGCTTACTGATCCAGCTGCAGTATCTAAACAGCTGGTTGAACAACAAGCCTTAGCTACTGAAAATGGCAGGACTGCCTCACTTAGTCTTCTGCAAGTGATAGAATGGATAggctcaaattaaaaaataacttaataGTAAGTTAATGGTAACTTAATGACTTAATAGTAAGTAGACTGTTGCAGGTGAGTAGGGGTGCCTGGAGGGAAGTGTTGCTTCCTGCCTTCTAACCAGTATAGCTGTGGGCGCAATTTGACATGGTGTTGGAGCAGAGTGCACAATAAACTGCCAAAGTTGATCTCTAAAGTTGGCAAGAGAAGGTGATCTGAATGGAGGAAAAAGCATCCTGCTTGGGGCTTGGATTGTGCTGTGAATCACATTGTCCGTCTTTCTGTCGTGTCTCTGGCAGGTCTATAACCTGACTCAGGAATTCTTCCAACGAGGTAAACCAGTCAATGCTGAGAGCCAGAATAGTGTGGGCGTCTTTACACGGGACGTAGTGCGCAAACGTGTCAAGGCCGATCCGGATGACACAGAGGCTGTCAAGAAGCTGAAACTAGCCATGATCCAGCAGTACCTTAAGGTGTGTATGCATGtcgttgtttttttgttttaactaagAGCAGACAAATCTTGAACCTCAGACACCTGGCTAAGCCTTGCCTATCACTGGAGAATTGCTTTCTGTGGTCTCTTGCAGCTGGGGCAGTTTGTGTTCATATTGACAACTCTTCTTTATGAGCCATATCCAAGGACAGTGGGCtgcaagaaataatgaaataatgcctttacttttttttttttttttccttcttaccttAAACTTCCAGCTTTCTAATTAGAAGGGGCTCTTCTGGACCATGTTAAattttctgctgtgatttaaTGTTTTCTTACTATCTGAAGCTACTCTATTGTCAGGTTCTTTTAGTAATGTCTTGTCTTGTGCCTTACACCTGGGACCCCATGATCCCACCTGAGCGTCTTTTATCCCCTTCTGCCTCTGTCCATATCTCAGAGACCAGAGGAAATGTAACTTTGATACTAGTAATTTGCTGAAGAAATCCCTAGAAAGCGTTTTGAaggtaaagcaaaaaaatcaaaggtaGATTACATAAACCCATGTCTTAATCATCTTTCCTCACAGCTTTCCTAGTTCTTTTTATCTCGTTGATGCCTTGGCCTAAATGAGATCTCTGTGGGATAAGAACTTAATGCTGCATCAAGCACTGCACAAGTAAAGTGTAACAGTCATTCCTATTTCAATTATAATGACTTAAAGGCTTATGAAATGAGGCAGGGGAGGCAAGCAGAACTCTGTGATGTGGGTAAGTGTATGGTACTCACTATTTACAGGTGGGAAGCTGAAATAAAGAGAAGTAAAGACCTGAAGAGTCTCATAGGAGATCTGTGATAAAGCTGAGATTTGAACCTAGGTGTTCTGAGTGCTGTTCTGATATCTCAATGTCCTAACCCAAGAGCTTGTATCACAGGGTGTCTCTACAGCTGCTATGTAAAGACTTGTTATTTACTGTGTTATCCATGTAACATCACCCATGCAGACGACGTTAGTCATTTGATATAGTTCTGGTTTTCCTGGTGGTTACTTCTATGGTTGCTACAGGTTGTCACAGTCAGAGACTTTTCTGCAAGTCTTTTGAATCCCTTCTCATGTATAAATACCTGAGAACAACAAAGCTTCTGATACTTAAGACTGTCAGATCAGAACAGTTGCTGAGAGAAAGGGGATTAACCGGTGTCTCAGTCAAAGTATAGTCTTGGTAATCGCCTGTTTTTCTCCCTGGCATTTTTCCTTCATggttgaaagaataaaatagctATCACCCATCACTGTTTATTGTCTTTGTAATGTAGAGTGTCCTGTTGGAGCATCCAGGCAGGATGAGCGGCCTGTTGCATGACCCAGGGTGCAGAGTTTCTGTTGTGGGCCATCAGAACTGGCCCAGGGTGAGTCATGGAGAGTGCTTGCTCAGCTATCAGGTGGGGTAGGACCACAGCGGACTCAGAGGATAAATCTTATTCAAGACCTAACTGCTGGCAACCTGGCCCAGCAGTAGTGCCTGCTCAGTCTTCACTGGAGTCATTGGGCAATGACCAGGAAGGGGCTGACAAACTACTTGTTTGTCAATACAGTCACAGGAGCAGCCTGTGAACTACTTGGGACAACTTTGACTTGTTTGCTTGACATCTTAGCACAGCACAGAGATTCCTGCCCTGCACCAGGATGCTCCACGGGGAGAGGGTCTAGGCTTGCCAGGCTTCCAAACATGGTTGTTAAAATGTGGAAAGGCCTGGAAAGTTGTTCCAAGTGTGAGGGAATTGGCCAAAGGGCAAGGAATTGTAATGTTCCCTTTGCCTAAAATGCTTAAAGAATTACAGTGTGCGAATCATTGTGACTCTGGTGATTTGCAGATTTTAAGATTGCTGTGTCCCATGCCTTGGTATTATCATTAGAAACTTATCACAAGACAGGCCGAACATCCTGCCTTTGTTTCAGGGATTGTTGGAAGCTACAGCTCTGCCTAATATTCCTGCAAACATTAACCAACAGGTCCTGAATCTAAAGCTTTGATAATCACATCAAGTGAATCAAATGCAAGTGTCTCACATCTTGGcacatttcccttttttgtctccttcagTTCCTTCTGTGTTGGGTCCTCTCATCTCCTGCAGATTGTTAGCTTGCTGATCACTGACCATTTGACAGCATGTTgaaagctgcaggcagcagaaataGCTACCAAAAGTTTTTCATGGCTCCTCATAGGAACACTTATTAACATTGGAAAGAGCGTATGAGTAACATAGCTCCAGCTTCTGTTGTAGGAGCACTAAGCAGGCAGTCCCTGGCCAGTGAGGTGGGTTTTAAATGATAGAAAACGGTCAGAACCATAACCCAAGATCATGCAGAAGCAAAGACATCATCTCTGGACTCTGGATGATACAACTGGGGCTGATGCAACCAAATCTGATACAGCTTGTTACTATGACAAAATGGTTTACCTGGTTGGAAGGAAGGCtaaggattgatttttttttttgtcaaatccTATGGCCAATACTTATTTACTAGCAAAAATAATGTGGTTTAAGAGTGGGATTCACAACTCGCCTTGCgcagctcctctgtgcccttGCAATGTTGTGTTACAGCAAAATGAGTTGCTCTGTGACAAtgttgtttttgtgttgttggtCCTTAGGTAGAGAGTTGTGAGAGCAGCTCCCACAGCATGGATGAAGTCTCACTCAGTGAATTTGGGGAATGGACCGAAATCCCTGGGGCTCATCACATCATTCCTTGCGGTTTCATTAAAATCGTGGAGATTTTGGCCCGCTCCATTCCCGAATCTGTCATTCAGCTCCGCAAGCCGGTTAAGTGCATCCACTGGAACCAGTCGGTCAGCAAGGAGATTGAGAGGGTGGCTGACCACAACAGTGACCTCCCTGAGGAGGACAAGGGCTCTGATGTCTTCATAGAGTGTGAGGACTGTGAGTTCATCCCAGCTGACCATGTCATTGTGACTGTGTCCCTGGGAGTCTTGAAGAAACGCCACGAGAGCCTGTTTCATCCCCGCTTACCTGAGGAGAAGGTGATGGCCATTGAGAAACTAGGAATTAATACAACTGACAAGATTTTCCTGGAGTTCGAAGAGCCTTTCTGGAGCTCTGAATGCAACAGCATCCAGTTTGTCTGGGAAGATGAAGCAGAGAGTGAGAGCTTGACTTATCCTGAGGAGCTGTGGTACAAGAAAATCTGCAGCTTTGATGTACTCTACCCACCGGAGAGGTACGGCCATGTCCTGAGTGGCTGGATCTGTGGAGAAGAGGCTTTGATTATGGAGAAGTGTGATGATGAAACTGTGGCAGAAACCTGCACTGAAATGCTACGTAAATTTACAGGTCAGCCATGTTTTGATTCCTTTGGTgagtggagcagagagggaaagcGGGGCTGGGGTATTGAATAACCCTAGGAAGGAAATGCACTAAAGTCATTTTTAGTTCTTTGGCATTTTATGCCCCTTTGAACGGGCTGTGTGTGTGCTTCCAGCATACCTGGTGCTTGGGTGTGCCTGAAAGCTATTTATACAGAGGGGCTGATAACCAGCTCAGGAAGTGGTGGGCAGATTGAGGATTCCACATCCTCTGCTTTATTTAATCACAAATAACTCTTCAGCAGCTGATCTCAGCTGTGGAAAGCAGCATAGCTCTTTTAGAGCCAGTGGAGTTGGACCTCTTTAGATCAGCTGAGATGTGGTAGTTGAATCGCATCCCTGACTTCCATTCAACATGAGGCTATATGGAAATCTCATTGGCCTAAATTTTGATGAATCCGTTGATCTTGAGAGTTCCCATTTTCTGGCTACCTCACTTAAACCTTCCTGGACATCACGGTTTTCACGTTTAATGAGCACATGTCACGTTAAAGGCAGGAGTTGGAGCAAGACAGATCTTAGGtgttttattattatgattattgaGAAAATCCAAGATGAAATCACTAAAAGTGGTAATACTTGAACACGCTGGGCCTTAGTTTGTCCGCAGTCACTTCTCTAGAGGTTGCACACCTTCCCAAGAAAAGGGCTTTTTGTGTCTGTGGAGGTCTTTGAGATCCTCTGATGGAATACACTGTACAAGTGCAAGTGTAATGTAGTAGCGCTGAAAGAAATAGTGGTTGACTCATTGGCAGTCTTGAAATAAGGATTTTGAATTTATACTTAATTATGAGCAGCATCCTCCAAGATTAGATGCATTTTATGCTATTCTAGAGGTAAGTACTGTGATTAATCTATTTATATCTACCTGCTAGCTCATGTTAGACAAATCTCAACACCCAGTGGATTTCCAGCCTTACTACTTGTCCATGGACCTCCAATTAACTGAAGAAATTTGCCTTCACAATTGTAGCTTTCCCCTGTGCTTACAGACCATTTACTACCAACAGCATTGAGATCTAGAGAAAGGGTCGTGGAAGCTGAGGACTACCTGCATAACTGGCTACTGCCAAAAGAGGTTTTACGTTTTACCGCTCTCTTCAGAAATTGTAGAGTAGACATTGGATTCAAAAACCCTAATGCAGAGACCAAAACTGAGTCCTTGTTTCAGCTTCTTCATTGTTGCATTTATGTTGGATGACGAACCTGTGGCTCGCCTGCAGAGAAGTGGGATGAATCAGTGAATGCTCGACTCTGGACAGCTTCTGCCTCCTGAGATGTTTGTTTTCAGTGGTGTTGGGTATCCCTGCGTTATGTTGCAGCGTCAGTACACACACGCCTTCTTTCCTCCTGACCTCAGCAGGCCAACTGCTGCTCTACGCAGGCATAGCAGGAGGCTCTTCTCTTAAGGCCAAGTTGTTCCAGTGCTGACGTCTCCCCGAGGATATAAACAACCTTGTTTGTTGCAGCTCTCCTTGCTTAAGACctcctttttctaaaaaaaaacacctcGATTCATCAGTGGGAATTTGGCTTTTTGGGTCTTCCTTAGTTTGGCAGGTGGGAGTATactctccttcttccttcttgGTCTCCTTCGCTGTTATTTTTTGCGTGTGTTGGGTGTTCCCTCTGTTCCTCCCAGGATGGAAACATGTTGGCACTGGGTCATTGGTATGTGCTGCAGTTGCTGGTCCAGCTGATACTGCACCTGGTCACTGTCCATCAGACTCTTCAGCAGTGTGATCTCTGTCTCGGCCTTCTGTTAATCCTGAGTTATCTAACCCTGGAGAATTTCAGACTGAATTTAACAGTGTCTTGCCCTGCAATGAATGTTTTGTGCATAAGCTGAGAGGTGCCCTCTCAGCTGCTCAAAACTGtgagaagaaaacctttttctggAGCACCCAGTACAGGAACATGACCTGTTCCATTTTCTGACGAAAAAACTTGTTAGTTTCTAGAAAAGCTTTTCACAGATCTTCCAGGATGCCCCTGCTAAGGTGGCTGGGTTTATCCTATTACCCTTGCTCCCATTTTCCCTAGCAGGTTCACAGAAGCAGCAATACGTCAAGGTTAATCTGGGCCAAGTTCCAGGCAGGCTGAAAGAACAGAAGTGTGCTCAGCTCTCCATGCACCTACCATCTTCTCCACTAATCTGTTCCATGGGGAGGGTGAGAGTGGGTTAGATCAGCTAGGGGTTGGTTGGGGAGGGACAAAGCAGTCTTCTGTCTGTGATCTAACTgtagtaatttctgaaaatgacTGGACTCCTCTGACCCAATTAGCACCGCCAAACCTAGCTTTTAAAGTGTTTCCCACCATCCAGCTTCGTGTAAATCAGCTATTGAGTTTGGAAACTAGTCCTTCTAGGATCCTAAACTCAGTGGAAAGAAAGACTCTCCAACAAGACAGTTCAGATCTTCCACGCTTCATTTGGTGCTCTGCAACATCTTCTGAAGAAGCTTTTCTTTACTGAGTATAGAGAGCACCTTATATTCAGTAATGAAAGTAGGTAGTATGAGCCTCTTAGTGTTCACTTTGCCTGTTGTAACTTTCATGTTCTGTGTATGAAATCCCCCgtgttcttattttttattcttctattaAAGAATTAATGCATTACCAGGTGGGTTCCCATCTTTAGCTGTGTTTTTCCCAGTCCATTGCTCATGGAGGcctttgctttgcttcagaagGTGTTAGACTTGTCCTATGTTAAATCCATTCTTTTAGACTTGTGCTGAGAATTTCTCTCTGCGAGGTGACCTTAAATTTCACATGCAGGTTAGTGTTGCGGATTATCTGGCTTTGCTGTGAAAAGCTCTGAGGATTGTTCTAACCTAAGGAGCATTGACAATTACTGCTTTTCACAACTGGATGGTTGAAAAGCAGCGTCCTCTAAATCTGATTAAGTGGGATGCTTTTGAACAATTAGAAGTCTTGCTCTGCTTTCTTTGTTGGCTAAGCTCCGAGTGTTAGAAGCCAGAAGGCAGTAATTGCAGGCCTGCTCCCTTCTGAAGAGCTCACTGATTTGTCAAGCTGCGGCTGGAGATGCCCTGAGTtgtcctccctgtcctccagggGAACAGATCTCTCTTAGGTTCTGCATCATACCTGTGAGCCCCATGTGGATGCCTGGAATACCCTAAGGTCTCTCTGGTGGATGTAGGAGAAAATGTGTGGGTACTACCATAGATCTCTGTTGGTTTTGACGCGGTCTTAGATACTCTGCTCTCTGGTAGGCAACTAAATTTGTGTGTCTTAATTTAGATCTGTGAGTTGATTTTATGATAATTCTGTGTCTCATAATCAGCCCTATATGCAATAAATCTCTGTAGCCACACTTCACAATAGCTGAGTAAAGACGGGATTGTTTGGGGCAAGTGGAGTTATCTTCCATAGCTTCACAAGTGGAAATCTGTGTCATAAAGATATGTGTCCCCCTATTTTAGCGAAGGCTAACATCCCTTTTTAGCCATTTTATCTCTCTTTGGACAGTGGAAACTTAAAAGTTTCCACACCTGTATTAATTGTTACTTTTATCTGTAGGCAAAGGCACATGTCTACCCATCTATTTAAAAACAGATTGAGAAAGTCCAATTAAATATGTTCCTTGAATTAGTGTGGCCTTCCCAGTCTTTGTAGTTGCAAACAACAGTTCAGGATCAGAGCTTGTGTTATGTGTTTCTGTCTGACCTTCAATCAAGCTCCTCCCTTACGTGTGCAGCAGAAATGAAGGtctcctgatttttctcttggaaaCAGCTTCTCACATTAAAAAGTACATAAATGGAGAAGTGCAGGGGCACAATAGTTGTACAGTGGACACTTGGATCATGCTCACACGGTCCGATGTGCTGGAGAACCTTAAAGGAGCTCATGAGAGCTGGTACATCTGCACCACACAGCATGGTGC comes from the Chroicocephalus ridibundus chromosome 5, bChrRid1.1, whole genome shotgun sequence genome and includes:
- the SMOX gene encoding spermine oxidase gives rise to the protein MQSCEISADSTDDPLSSGLRRKRQPRIVVIGAGLAGLSAAKALLESGFTDVTILEATDRIGGRVQSVKLGHATFELGATWIHGSHGNPVYHLAEDNGLLEETTDGERSVGRISLYSKNGVAYHLTNNGQRIPKDVVEEFSDLYNEVYNLTQEFFQRGKPVNAESQNSVGVFTRDVVRKRVKADPDDTEAVKKLKLAMIQQYLKVESCESSSHSMDEVSLSEFGEWTEIPGAHHIIPCGFIKIVEILARSIPESVIQLRKPVKCIHWNQSVSKEIERVADHNSDLPEEDKGSDVFIECEDCEFIPADHVIVTVSLGVLKKRHESLFHPRLPEEKVMAIEKLGINTTDKIFLEFEEPFWSSECNSIQFVWEDEAESESLTYPEELWYKKICSFDVLYPPERYGHVLSGWICGEEALIMEKCDDETVAETCTEMLRKFTGNPNIPKPRRILRSSWGSNPNFRGSYSYTQVGSSGADVEKLAKPLPYAESSKTTPMQVMFSGEATHRKYYSTTHGAVLSGQREAAHLIEMYQDLLQCRS